Proteins encoded within one genomic window of Pseudomonadota bacterium:
- a CDS encoding metal ABC transporter permease, whose product MDILDLLSHGFIQRALIAGSFIAILCSTLGVFLVLRRLSLIGDGLAHVTFGGVAIGLLLRFYPVYIAIPIVMASSIGILKLIAKARLYGDSAIGIVSSLGIAIGVIIASAAGGFNVDLFSYLFGNILSISTAEVFISIVLSLALLIVILCFYHELLSVTFDEESASVSGIKTERINMMLVLLTAVTVVLAMKMVGVMLISALLVLPPVTALQMAKGFKLTIVLSVVAGVLSVVLGIFISFVMDLPAGATIVILNFLFFISTLVYKNVKTGIR is encoded by the coding sequence ATGGACATACTTGATCTCCTAAGCCACGGTTTTATCCAGAGGGCGTTGATCGCCGGTTCTTTCATTGCAATTCTGTGCTCAACGCTGGGGGTATTTCTTGTCCTGAGACGTCTTTCGTTAATCGGGGACGGTCTTGCCCATGTCACATTCGGGGGTGTTGCCATAGGTCTGCTTTTGAGGTTTTATCCCGTTTACATAGCGATACCCATTGTAATGGCGAGTTCCATAGGGATACTTAAACTGATAGCAAAGGCTCGCCTTTACGGGGATTCTGCCATCGGTATCGTATCTTCTCTCGGTATTGCCATCGGGGTCATTATTGCAAGCGCTGCCGGGGGATTTAATGTGGACCTCTTCAGTTATCTCTTTGGAAATATCCTTTCCATCAGTACAGCGGAAGTGTTCATTTCTATTGTACTTTCCTTAGCACTTCTCATTGTAATCCTCTGCTTCTATCATGAGCTCCTCTCGGTAACCTTTGATGAGGAATCGGCCAGTGTGTCCGGGATAAAAACAGAGAGAATAAATATGATGCTTGTCCTGCTCACTGCTGTCACAGTCGTTCTTGCCATGAAAATGGTGGGGGTTATGCTCATATCGGCGCTCCTTGTGCTTCCGCCCGTTACAGCACTACAGATGGCGAAGGGTTTTAAATTAACGATTGTCCTGTCTGTTGTGGCGGGCGTCCTCTCTGTTGTTTTGGGGATATTCATCTCCTTTGTCATGGACCTTCCCGCAGGGGCAACCATTGTCATACTTAACTTCCTCTTCTTCATCTCAACGCTTGTGTATAAAAATGTAAAGACGGGTATCCGTTGA
- a CDS encoding metal ABC transporter ATP-binding protein, producing MSLNIVSAENLCFQYNSIEVLSDISFHLEAGDYLGIVGPNGSGKTTLIKLILGFFKPSKGTISLFGSNPLSFGDWYKVGYLPQKINSFNPHFPATVKEIVSLGLLSRKKYPKNINKSDEPAINSALSLMDVSDIRDELIGELSGGQQQRVLIAKAMACEPELLILDEPTTALDPETREKFFSILTTLNEQKKITIVIITHDIGTIGKYASKLLYLDKKAIFYGSFDAFCSSNEMSGYFGEYSQHLICHRHDTVNP from the coding sequence ATGTCCTTAAACATCGTTTCCGCCGAAAACCTCTGTTTCCAGTATAATTCCATTGAGGTGTTGTCTGATATTTCATTTCATCTCGAGGCCGGGGATTATCTCGGGATTGTGGGCCCCAACGGCTCCGGCAAGACAACATTGATAAAGCTGATCCTCGGCTTTTTCAAACCAAGCAAGGGTACGATATCCCTTTTCGGGTCGAATCCGCTCAGTTTCGGGGACTGGTATAAGGTGGGCTACTTGCCCCAGAAGATCAATTCTTTTAACCCTCATTTCCCTGCAACGGTAAAGGAAATTGTATCGCTGGGATTACTTTCAAGGAAGAAATACCCGAAAAACATTAATAAATCCGATGAGCCGGCTATCAATAGCGCCCTGTCGTTAATGGATGTATCAGATATCAGGGATGAGCTTATCGGGGAACTTTCCGGAGGGCAGCAGCAGAGGGTTCTTATCGCCAAGGCTATGGCCTGTGAGCCGGAACTGCTTATACTCGATGAACCGACAACAGCGCTTGACCCTGAAACAAGAGAGAAATTTTTCAGTATTCTCACAACCCTCAATGAGCAGAAAAAGATTACCATTGTTATTATTACACATGATATTGGAACCATTGGGAAATATGCTTCAAAACTTCTCTATCTCGATAAGAAGGCAATTTTTTACGGGAGCTTTGATGCATTCTGCTCTTCCAATGAAATGTCCGGCTATTTTGGTGAATATTCACAGCACCTGATATGCCACAGACACGATACGGTAAACCCGTGA
- a CDS encoding metal ABC transporter substrate-binding protein, whose product MEGRKIRSWEGEKLRETNCLPFKAGVLLCVICVAVTMFFVVTGCQKKEQTPAEQQRLQVITTLFPVYDFTRNVAGDKANITLLLPPGVEAHSFEPKPGDILRINSAGLLIYTGRYMEPWIENVLKGIDNKNLLVVDASRGITLRESGDDTDDHGHKEKHGHGKLDPHIWLDIAHAQKMVDNILEGLSRKDPANRDYYTKNAEAYKAKLGEIDKKYRDTLSSCKQKVFIHGGHFAFGYLAKRYDLHYMAAYKGSPDAEPTPRRITELKKMLKTYDIKYIYYEELITPRVAEVVSKETGAVLLKIHGAHNVSKEEMDRRITFLSIMEDNLKSLQKGLGCP is encoded by the coding sequence ATGGAAGGGCGGAAGATAAGAAGTTGGGAAGGTGAGAAGTTAAGAGAAACAAACTGCTTACCTTTTAAAGCCGGGGTTCTTTTGTGCGTTATATGCGTTGCGGTAACGATGTTTTTTGTCGTAACGGGATGCCAGAAAAAGGAACAGACACCAGCGGAACAGCAAAGGCTTCAGGTCATTACGACCCTGTTTCCTGTTTATGATTTTACGAGAAATGTGGCAGGCGATAAAGCGAATATTACCCTTCTTCTCCCTCCAGGCGTGGAAGCCCATAGCTTTGAGCCTAAACCGGGTGATATCCTCAGAATAAATTCAGCCGGCCTGTTGATTTATACGGGAAGGTATATGGAACCCTGGATTGAGAATGTCTTGAAAGGTATTGACAACAAGAATCTCCTTGTTGTGGATGCAAGCAGGGGGATTACCCTCCGCGAAAGCGGCGATGATACTGATGACCACGGGCATAAAGAGAAACATGGGCACGGAAAACTCGATCCTCATATATGGCTCGATATCGCACACGCACAGAAAATGGTGGATAATATCCTTGAAGGGTTATCCCGGAAGGATCCGGCAAACAGGGATTACTACACGAAAAATGCAGAGGCATACAAGGCAAAGTTGGGCGAAATTGATAAGAAATACAGGGATACTCTTTCATCATGCAAACAGAAGGTCTTTATCCATGGCGGCCATTTTGCCTTCGGTTATCTCGCAAAGAGATATGACCTGCATTATATGGCGGCCTATAAAGGATCGCCGGACGCAGAACCAACACCAAGACGTATTACTGAACTCAAGAAAATGTTGAAGACCTATGACATAAAGTATATATATTACGAAGAACTTATTACCCCCAGGGTTGCAGAAGTTGTATCAAAGGAGACGGGCGCAGTTTTACTCAAGATCCACGGCGCCCACAATGTGAGTAAAGAGGAAATGGACAGAAGGATCACGTTTCTGAGTATAATGGAAGATAACCTTAAAAGTTTGCAAAAGGGACTTGGATGTCCTTAA
- the thrC gene encoding threonine synthase has product MKKVTYYSTNNPGERVNFETALLKGMASDYGLYMIARNEVPVLDSETIKGMRTMSYAEIAFEILYPYLWSEIPAEQLRLLLDDAYREDKIPTLVQHVIGGTHIMWLTQGPTYSFKDYAARFFGRALNYFLGKRGLRRVVVVATSGDTGGAVADALYGLDSIDNIVFFPKGSISEGQRRQMTTLGGNIYAFEVNGDFDVCQSLAKNVLADQPLAGEIFGDRERFTSANSISLGRLLPQAVYPFYAYSRLTDEKAGEFITSVPSGNFGDMMGTIIARQMGLPVKKIICGVNENTEFPDFLSSGEYVVRPSIKSPSSAMIVSHPSNLARLIDFYGGHLYDERDPSTGQVVRPGIIDRMPDMENMRRDIFSIGVNNPLHYETMKFVYEKYGVILDPHGAVGWKSLEIFLNGRHDQTAVIYETADPGKFPEDVEKAIGIIPELPPGMKRQTTLEERVCCIEANPEYTSQGLQLSNGQIEEAKAKVREIWKGGR; this is encoded by the coding sequence ATGAAAAAAGTTACTTACTATAGCACGAACAATCCCGGTGAAAGGGTTAATTTTGAAACAGCCCTTTTGAAGGGTATGGCCTCGGATTATGGCTTATACATGATTGCACGAAATGAAGTACCGGTATTGGATTCAGAGACAATAAAAGGCATGCGCACCATGTCTTATGCTGAGATAGCCTTTGAGATATTGTACCCTTATCTCTGGTCTGAGATACCGGCGGAGCAGTTAAGGCTGCTTCTCGACGATGCATACCGGGAAGATAAAATACCGACTTTAGTGCAGCATGTTATCGGCGGCACTCACATCATGTGGCTCACACAGGGGCCGACATACTCCTTTAAAGACTATGCCGCCCGATTTTTCGGAAGGGCGCTCAATTATTTTCTCGGCAAGAGGGGCCTGCGGAGGGTCGTTGTTGTGGCAACGAGCGGGGATACCGGCGGCGCTGTAGCCGATGCCCTCTATGGCCTTGATAGCATTGATAATATTGTATTTTTCCCTAAAGGATCCATAAGCGAAGGTCAGAGAAGGCAGATGACGACCCTTGGCGGTAACATTTATGCCTTTGAGGTAAATGGTGATTTTGATGTCTGCCAGTCCCTGGCTAAAAATGTTCTCGCTGACCAACCGCTTGCCGGAGAAATATTTGGTGACAGAGAGAGATTTACCTCTGCCAACTCTATCAGCCTTGGAAGGTTATTGCCGCAGGCTGTATACCCTTTTTATGCCTATTCAAGGCTTACCGATGAAAAGGCTGGAGAATTTATTACCAGTGTGCCTTCGGGGAATTTCGGCGACATGATGGGAACGATTATCGCAAGGCAGATGGGGCTTCCTGTCAAAAAAATAATTTGTGGTGTGAACGAGAATACGGAATTCCCCGATTTTCTTTCAAGCGGTGAATATGTGGTAAGACCTTCAATTAAATCGCCCTCCTCAGCCATGATTGTCTCTCATCCCAGCAACCTGGCACGGCTGATTGATTTCTATGGTGGGCACCTCTATGACGAGAGAGACCCTTCAACCGGACAGGTTGTCAGGCCCGGTATCATCGATAGAATGCCTGATATGGAGAACATGAGAAGGGATATCTTTTCAATAGGGGTTAATAATCCCCTTCACTACGAAACGATGAAATTTGTCTACGAAAAATATGGGGTAATCCTCGATCCCCACGGCGCTGTGGGCTGGAAATCATTAGAGATATTTTTAAACGGGCGTCATGACCAGACTGCGGTGATTTACGAGACTGCTGACCCGGGCAAGTTCCCGGAAGACGTTGAAAAGGCAATCGGTATTATCCCGGAACTGCCTCCCGGCATGAAAAGACAGACGACCCTGGAGGAAAGGGTTTGCTGTATTGAGGCCAATCCGGAATATACATCGCAGGGGTTGCAACTGAGTAATGGTCAGATTGAAGAAGCTAAGGCGAAGGTAAGGGAGATATGGAAGGGCGGAAGATAA
- a CDS encoding HdeD family acid-resistance protein, with translation MMDLQNSSITNLKKNWAWYLVYGVILVIAGFILLGAPAVATILAATFFGVMLLIQGIIHIVHALFSRDKGWVWSLFLGIISVIAGIFLVTDPVAGVLGLTFLIAVLLIANGISKVVLSFQLKPHSGWGIILANGIISIILGFMIYGQWPVSGLWVIGFFLGIDTLFAGFGWISAAFAVKKASGIA, from the coding sequence ATGATGGATTTACAGAACAGCTCAATAACAAATTTGAAGAAAAACTGGGCGTGGTACCTCGTATACGGTGTGATTCTGGTCATCGCAGGGTTTATCCTGCTCGGAGCGCCGGCAGTGGCAACAATTCTGGCCGCTACCTTTTTCGGAGTTATGTTACTTATCCAGGGGATTATCCATATCGTTCATGCCCTTTTTTCCCGTGACAAGGGATGGGTGTGGTCGCTTTTTCTCGGCATCATTTCTGTGATTGCCGGTATCTTTCTTGTTACAGACCCTGTTGCCGGGGTGCTTGGCCTGACATTCCTGATTGCGGTATTGCTCATTGCAAACGGAATCTCAAAAGTAGTCCTTTCATTCCAGTTGAAGCCGCATAGCGGTTGGGGGATCATATTAGCGAATGGCATCATCTCGATAATATTAGGCTTTATGATTTATGGCCAGTGGCCTGTTTCGGGACTTTGGGTGATTGGATTCTTTTTGGGCATTGATACATTGTTTGCCGGATTCGGGTGGATTTCTGCCGCTTTTGCTGTAAAGAAGGCCTCTGGAATAGCATAA
- a CDS encoding DNA methylase codes for MIEKSFDVPFIADLALREKQIQQNYRPIIAVHKWFARRPGTLFRGLLLSEFVPENLAESFFESNSLKGLRVFDPFMGGGTPLIEANRMGCDIIGCDINPMAYWIVRQEIGYLDIHAYSQAAVNLRVKLEDKVGGFYRTRCLICGSQEAHVKYFIWVKTLRCIDCNNVFDLFPGYVLAENRRHPAHVFICPKCGELNEIQEPKHPGTCHACNTRLQSSGPASRNRCKCPHCGVTNTYPLSSAGPPVHRMVAIEYTCPSCKPEHKGRFFKKPDAEDLEKYHAASTQIAPAEMTYVPDDDIPHGDETDRLLRWGYRRYREMFNGRQLLGLELSCRAISEQPDEHIRNALATNLSDLLRYQNMLCRYDAMALKSLDIFSVHGFPVGLLACESNLLGIVSDTNINIGSGGWSNIVDKYHRAKAYCQNIFEIRHRDGRKVFVPLKHEWIGETRHPWNGADKRQVNLHCGSSTSFELPAGSVDAVLTDPPYFTNVQYAELMDFCYVWLRRLAVNAGNNFDKFTTRDKNELTGNTTMQKGLTHFTEGLSAAFVKAAGALKPGGPFAFTYHHNTIDAYLPVAVAILDAGLKCSASIPCPAEMGASIHINGTGSSIVDTIFVCRSKGMISRRSLAFTPSEIARLVEADLANLRIAGLKPTRGDIRCLTYGHLIRMAIWTLKETWDHSLSIGEKLDTVSAATEALGSWPEVEECFSDDVATAPRQQKWVVAETPTAYEVTADDLSF; via the coding sequence TTGATCGAAAAGTCATTTGACGTTCCCTTTATCGCCGATCTGGCTCTGCGCGAGAAGCAGATACAGCAGAACTACCGCCCCATCATAGCTGTCCATAAATGGTTCGCACGGCGGCCCGGTACACTGTTTCGGGGTCTCCTTCTGTCAGAGTTTGTTCCTGAAAATCTTGCAGAATCTTTTTTTGAGAGTAACAGCCTGAAGGGGTTACGAGTGTTTGATCCCTTCATGGGTGGAGGAACCCCTCTCATAGAGGCCAACCGCATGGGTTGCGACATTATCGGCTGCGACATCAACCCCATGGCGTACTGGATTGTACGGCAGGAGATAGGCTATCTGGATATTCATGCTTACTCACAAGCAGCCGTTAACCTCCGTGTCAAGTTGGAAGACAAAGTGGGCGGGTTTTATAGGACTCGATGCCTCATTTGTGGATCGCAGGAAGCTCATGTGAAGTACTTCATATGGGTCAAAACTCTTCGCTGTATCGACTGCAACAATGTATTCGACCTTTTCCCTGGATATGTCCTGGCGGAGAATCGTCGCCATCCCGCACATGTCTTTATCTGTCCCAAGTGTGGTGAACTAAACGAGATTCAGGAGCCAAAGCACCCTGGGACTTGCCACGCCTGCAACACCCGCTTGCAGTCATCCGGTCCTGCGAGCCGGAATCGTTGTAAGTGTCCTCACTGTGGGGTCACCAATACTTATCCTCTCTCCTCAGCAGGGCCACCAGTGCACCGGATGGTAGCGATTGAGTACACCTGCCCCTCCTGTAAACCCGAGCACAAGGGGAGATTTTTCAAAAAACCGGATGCCGAGGACCTTGAGAAATATCATGCAGCGTCTACGCAAATAGCCCCAGCGGAGATGACCTATGTCCCCGATGATGATATACCCCACGGAGATGAAACCGATCGTCTTCTTCGGTGGGGCTATCGCAGGTACCGGGAGATGTTTAACGGTAGGCAGCTTTTGGGGCTTGAGTTGAGTTGCCGGGCAATTTCTGAGCAGCCTGACGAACATATTCGTAATGCCCTCGCAACCAATTTGTCGGACCTTCTCAGGTATCAGAACATGCTCTGCCGTTACGATGCCATGGCCTTGAAATCACTTGACATATTTTCGGTCCATGGTTTTCCCGTCGGGCTCTTAGCTTGTGAATCTAACCTTCTCGGCATTGTTAGCGATACCAATATAAACATAGGAAGCGGCGGATGGTCCAACATTGTCGACAAGTATCACCGGGCAAAAGCCTACTGTCAGAACATATTTGAAATAAGGCATCGGGACGGCAGGAAGGTCTTCGTGCCGCTGAAGCACGAGTGGATCGGCGAAACACGACACCCTTGGAATGGTGCCGACAAAAGGCAGGTAAACCTTCATTGTGGAAGTTCTACCTCCTTCGAACTGCCAGCGGGATCCGTAGACGCAGTTCTCACTGATCCGCCATATTTTACCAATGTCCAGTACGCTGAATTGATGGATTTCTGCTATGTGTGGTTAAGACGCTTAGCCGTAAATGCCGGCAATAATTTCGACAAGTTTACCACAAGGGATAAAAACGAACTCACCGGCAATACCACAATGCAAAAGGGTCTTACGCATTTCACTGAGGGGCTCTCCGCTGCCTTCGTCAAGGCAGCGGGAGCCTTGAAACCTGGCGGACCCTTTGCCTTTACGTACCACCACAACACCATCGACGCCTATTTACCCGTCGCTGTGGCAATCCTTGATGCCGGCCTGAAATGTTCCGCTTCAATTCCTTGTCCGGCGGAAATGGGCGCATCAATTCACATAAATGGCACTGGATCTTCTATTGTGGACACTATTTTTGTGTGCAGGTCAAAAGGGATGATCTCCCGCCGGAGCCTGGCGTTCACGCCTTCTGAAATTGCCCGTCTAGTGGAGGCTGATCTGGCCAATCTTCGGATTGCCGGTCTTAAACCCACACGGGGCGACATAAGATGTTTGACTTACGGCCATTTGATCCGCATGGCAATCTGGACCCTTAAGGAGACATGGGATCATTCCTTGTCTATAGGAGAGAAGCTTGATACTGTGTCCGCGGCGACCGAGGCGCTGGGCAGTTGGCCCGAAGTGGAGGAATGCTTCTCGGATGATGTGGCTACGGCACCCAGGCAGCAAAAATGGGTTGTTGCAGAAACCCCAACAGCATATGAGGTGACCGCCGATGATCTATCCTTTTGA
- a CDS encoding ParB/RepB/Spo0J family partition protein — MATKKTSANPEFLYIPIGNIVVLEQVRSNINIEADSFKSLMQSIKDKGILEPLLVTKGDGDSYTLICGERRLEAARQLELELVPVRIMEAGKESGETIALQLTENLQREDLNPMDQAKGILSFIQARHPDKGYDVDSLMSDLVSYKRRSEDLSDKIAPTFGAIVEITGKSINTLFNGLSLLKLSTEIQAKIRAGNLPVSQGYLFAANLDCPDRDKIFEAVMKTPVTYITLEKMLTAWKKLKPNPGVIKLPSITKQVAVLRSVESHIEMGAKKYTKTDLQALLDELRVFCALVELRIPIAPEPPPEKKKPVKKPMV, encoded by the coding sequence ATGGCGACGAAGAAAACGAGTGCAAATCCTGAGTTTTTGTACATTCCCATCGGGAATATCGTGGTGCTGGAACAGGTACGATCGAATATTAATATCGAAGCCGACTCGTTCAAGTCACTCATGCAATCAATCAAAGACAAAGGCATCTTAGAGCCTCTCCTTGTAACAAAAGGAGACGGTGACTCATATACCCTCATCTGTGGAGAGAGACGTCTGGAAGCAGCCCGGCAACTCGAACTTGAATTAGTACCGGTACGGATCATGGAAGCAGGTAAGGAATCAGGTGAAACTATAGCACTTCAACTGACAGAGAACCTTCAGCGGGAGGACCTGAATCCCATGGATCAAGCCAAAGGGATACTCTCTTTTATTCAGGCAAGACACCCGGATAAGGGGTACGATGTGGACAGCCTTATGAGTGACCTGGTAAGCTACAAGCGGAGGTCCGAGGATCTGTCTGATAAAATTGCCCCAACATTTGGGGCAATTGTCGAAATCACCGGAAAGTCAATAAATACGCTGTTTAACGGGCTATCACTTTTAAAACTTTCTACTGAAATTCAAGCCAAAATCCGGGCAGGAAACCTGCCTGTCTCTCAGGGTTATCTCTTCGCAGCTAACCTCGATTGTCCGGATCGTGATAAGATTTTTGAGGCCGTCATGAAGACGCCGGTAACCTACATCACACTGGAGAAGATGCTTACGGCATGGAAGAAACTCAAACCAAACCCAGGCGTCATAAAGCTCCCATCCATAACGAAGCAGGTTGCCGTCTTACGATCCGTAGAGTCACACATTGAGATGGGCGCCAAAAAATACACAAAAACTGACCTTCAGGCGCTTCTTGATGAGCTGCGAGTCTTCTGTGCTTTAGTGGAACTGCGGATACCGATTGCCCCGGAACCTCCGCCGGAAAAGAAAAAGCCAGTTAAGAAGCCAATGGTGTGA